One Micromonospora sp. WMMD812 genomic window carries:
- the fxsT gene encoding FxSxx-COOH system tetratricopeptide repeat protein, which yields MAGTEAARGQIVTFYSYKGGTGRTMALANVAWILASQGLQVLVVDWDLESPGLHRYFHPFLRDKELRATPGVIEMIWDYSIATMQRNRDDDSPELLAGHAKIQRRAVSLNWEFSHGGVIDFVAAGQQDSAYSRLVSTFDWANFYERQGGATFIDAVRAQMRGEYDVVLIDSRTGLSDVAGICTVQLPDIVVNCFTMSTQSIRGAAAVARSIRSQRPEDPPLLLPVPMRVEDAELRKLETGRDLVRAEFAPFLDHLSDAAAARYWNTIEVPYRTFYAYEEILAAFGDRPEQGGTLLAAYEQLTSVITAGRVTRIEPMPDEDRRRSLAEFERSRLTAEQSVLIAYAAVDRLWAEWIGDQLEEAGLRVDRRAVDLPLRSGGRAEFDRAMASASRVLVVLTRHFAATPLAADTWKLATGRDQVAGGGVLVPLRVDESRLTVPYSDRVPVDLTDVDPSTARIRLLEASGAPAVAAAGRAVGRFPGPFPTVWNVRQHGTPFVGRAAQLEALRDRLTASPDAGMQVIHGLGGVGKTQLAAEYALRFARDYDLVWWIPADSEERVRGGLADLAEAMGLGAGGGGEAIRRVLDGLRRGGSDRRWLIVLDNADEPTRAIRALIPQGPGHVLLTTRDQSWSEHATATELTVFDRAESMQLLRDRVRGLTDDEATQVAEKLGDLPLAVEQGAAYLRATALPVEQYLASLDTPGLLRILEGRQSAGYSKALAATWLVTLGQLRREKPAAARLLELCSFYAPEPIPVAMLTGERFAAFMAPFDPTLTDPILQGLVTGELGRYGLAQVDAENNTVRIHRLVQLVIQDQLDDREDARRQAQLLLAAASPRDPDKPANWPRYAELWPHVRPSGLHASAADEARQLVADTVRYLYRRGDYETSRALAEDALANWRDTDEDDPTTLRMRFHLANVLRAQSHFDLAYAIDQDIYERQRRIFGEDHLYTLMTARSLGADLRAQGRYHEAEAQDRRTLELSIRSFGDDSGRTLIAENNLAVSLRLVGDFRGAVQLDQHIHERRRDRFGEEDPSTLASASNYGRGLRDTGELWRSHSVLHRTYASQQKVNGPDHPETLRTAKDLALTLRQLGRFADAHRLIERTVVRYQRTLGSDHADTLSAEMALATTWSAVGDNQTAVRMARRLRDGYNEVLGESHAITLACVNNLGVLLRKQGDHLQARDLAQRVRDQMLASLGERHPHTLLATLNLANDLYALGERDAALLLDTTAYVELTRALGADHPDTLSASVNLALSRMGTESEADAGRALYDEAYGQLVQLFGGDNPRVVQARQKERANAYIEPALL from the coding sequence ATGGCGGGAACCGAGGCGGCACGCGGCCAGATCGTCACGTTCTACTCCTACAAGGGCGGGACCGGGCGGACGATGGCGCTGGCCAACGTGGCCTGGATCCTGGCCAGCCAGGGCCTGCAGGTGCTGGTGGTCGACTGGGACCTGGAGTCGCCCGGTCTGCACCGCTACTTCCACCCGTTCCTGCGGGACAAGGAGCTGCGGGCCACCCCGGGCGTGATCGAGATGATCTGGGACTACTCGATCGCCACGATGCAGCGCAACCGGGACGACGACTCCCCGGAGCTGCTCGCCGGGCACGCCAAGATCCAGCGGCGGGCGGTCTCGTTGAACTGGGAGTTCAGCCACGGCGGCGTGATCGACTTCGTGGCCGCCGGCCAGCAGGACTCGGCGTACTCCCGGCTGGTGAGCACGTTCGACTGGGCCAACTTCTACGAGCGGCAGGGCGGCGCGACCTTCATCGACGCCGTCCGCGCCCAGATGCGCGGCGAGTACGACGTCGTCCTCATCGACAGCCGCACCGGCCTCAGCGACGTGGCCGGCATCTGCACCGTGCAGCTGCCGGACATCGTCGTCAACTGCTTCACGATGTCCACCCAGAGCATCCGCGGCGCGGCGGCGGTCGCCCGCTCCATCCGGTCCCAGCGCCCGGAGGATCCGCCGCTGCTGCTGCCCGTGCCCATGCGCGTCGAGGACGCCGAGCTGCGCAAGCTGGAGACCGGCCGGGACCTGGTACGCGCCGAGTTCGCCCCGTTCCTCGACCACCTCTCCGACGCCGCCGCCGCGCGCTACTGGAACACCATCGAGGTGCCGTACCGGACCTTCTACGCCTACGAGGAGATCCTCGCCGCGTTCGGTGACCGCCCCGAGCAGGGCGGCACCCTGCTCGCCGCCTACGAGCAGCTCACCTCCGTGATCACCGCCGGGCGGGTGACCCGGATCGAACCGATGCCGGACGAGGACCGGCGGCGCTCCCTGGCCGAGTTCGAACGGTCCCGGCTCACCGCCGAGCAGAGCGTGCTGATCGCGTACGCCGCGGTGGACCGGCTCTGGGCGGAGTGGATCGGCGACCAGCTGGAGGAGGCCGGGCTGCGGGTCGACCGGCGCGCGGTGGACCTGCCGCTGCGCTCCGGCGGGCGGGCCGAGTTCGACCGGGCGATGGCGTCGGCGAGCCGGGTGCTGGTGGTGCTGACCCGGCACTTCGCGGCCACGCCGCTCGCCGCCGACACGTGGAAGCTCGCCACCGGCCGGGACCAGGTCGCCGGCGGCGGCGTGCTGGTGCCGCTGCGGGTCGACGAGTCGCGGCTGACGGTCCCGTACAGCGACCGGGTGCCGGTCGACCTGACCGACGTGGACCCCTCGACGGCCCGCATCCGGCTGCTGGAGGCTTCCGGCGCGCCGGCGGTCGCCGCCGCCGGCCGGGCGGTCGGCCGGTTCCCGGGCCCGTTCCCCACGGTGTGGAACGTTCGCCAGCACGGCACCCCGTTCGTCGGGCGGGCCGCGCAGCTCGAGGCGCTGCGCGACCGGTTGACCGCGTCCCCCGACGCGGGGATGCAGGTGATCCACGGCCTGGGCGGCGTCGGCAAGACCCAACTCGCCGCCGAGTACGCGCTCCGGTTCGCCCGCGACTACGACCTCGTCTGGTGGATCCCGGCGGACAGCGAGGAGCGGGTCCGCGGTGGCCTCGCCGACCTGGCCGAGGCGATGGGCCTGGGCGCCGGCGGCGGCGGCGAGGCGATCCGCCGGGTGCTCGACGGGCTGCGCCGGGGCGGCTCCGACCGCCGCTGGCTGATCGTGCTGGACAACGCCGACGAGCCCACCCGCGCGATCCGGGCGCTGATCCCGCAGGGCCCGGGGCACGTGCTGCTCACCACCCGCGACCAGAGCTGGAGCGAGCACGCCACCGCGACCGAGCTGACCGTGTTCGACCGGGCCGAGAGCATGCAGTTGCTGCGCGACCGGGTCCGCGGCCTCACCGACGACGAGGCCACCCAGGTGGCCGAGAAGCTCGGCGACCTGCCACTCGCCGTCGAGCAGGGCGCCGCGTACCTGCGGGCCACCGCGCTGCCGGTCGAGCAGTACCTCGCCTCGCTGGACACGCCCGGCCTGCTCCGCATCCTGGAGGGGCGGCAGTCCGCCGGATACTCCAAGGCGCTCGCCGCGACCTGGCTGGTGACGCTCGGCCAGCTGCGCCGGGAGAAGCCCGCCGCCGCGCGCCTGCTGGAACTCTGCTCGTTCTACGCGCCGGAGCCGATCCCGGTCGCGATGCTCACCGGCGAGCGGTTCGCTGCCTTCATGGCCCCGTTCGACCCGACGCTGACCGACCCGATCCTCCAGGGTCTGGTCACCGGCGAGCTGGGCCGGTACGGGCTGGCGCAGGTGGACGCGGAGAACAACACCGTCCGCATCCACCGGCTGGTGCAGCTGGTCATCCAGGATCAGCTGGACGATCGGGAGGACGCCCGGCGGCAGGCCCAGCTGCTGCTCGCCGCGGCGAGCCCGCGGGACCCGGACAAGCCGGCCAACTGGCCCCGGTACGCCGAGCTGTGGCCGCACGTGCGCCCGTCCGGCCTGCACGCCTCGGCCGCCGACGAGGCCCGGCAACTGGTCGCCGACACCGTCCGCTACCTCTACCGGCGCGGCGACTACGAGACCAGCCGGGCGCTCGCCGAGGACGCGCTGGCCAACTGGCGGGACACCGACGAGGACGACCCGACCACCCTGCGGATGCGCTTCCACCTCGCCAACGTGCTGCGCGCGCAGAGCCACTTCGACCTGGCCTACGCCATCGACCAGGACATCTACGAACGGCAGCGGCGGATCTTCGGGGAGGACCACCTCTACACCCTGATGACCGCGCGCAGCCTCGGCGCCGACCTGCGCGCGCAGGGCCGCTACCACGAGGCGGAGGCGCAGGACCGGCGCACGCTGGAGCTGAGCATCCGCAGCTTCGGCGACGACAGCGGGCGCACCCTCATCGCGGAGAACAACCTGGCGGTGTCCCTGCGGCTGGTCGGCGACTTCCGCGGCGCCGTGCAGCTCGACCAGCACATCCACGAGCGCCGCCGGGACCGGTTCGGCGAGGAGGACCCGTCCACCCTCGCCTCGGCCAGCAACTACGGGCGGGGGCTGCGGGACACCGGCGAGCTGTGGCGCTCACACTCCGTGCTGCACCGCACGTACGCGTCCCAGCAGAAGGTCAACGGGCCGGACCACCCGGAGACCCTTCGTACCGCCAAGGACCTGGCGCTCACCCTGCGTCAGCTCGGCCGGTTCGCCGACGCGCACCGGCTGATCGAGCGGACCGTGGTGCGCTACCAGCGGACCCTGGGCAGCGACCACGCCGACACCCTCTCCGCCGAGATGGCGCTCGCGACCACGTGGTCGGCCGTGGGCGACAACCAGACCGCGGTCCGGATGGCCCGCCGGCTGCGCGACGGCTACAACGAGGTGCTCGGCGAGTCGCACGCGATCACCCTCGCCTGCGTCAACAACCTCGGCGTGCTGCTGCGCAAGCAGGGCGACCACCTCCAGGCCCGGGACCTCGCCCAGCGGGTCCGCGACCAGATGCTGGCCAGCCTCGGCGAGCGGCACCCGCACACGCTGCTGGCCACGCTCAACCTCGCCAACGACCTGTACGCCCTCGGCGAGCGGGACGCCGCGCTGCTGCTGGACACCACCGCGTACGTGGAGCTGACCCGGGCGCTCGGCGCCGACCACCCCGACACCCTCTCCGCCTCGGTCAACCTGGCACTGAGCCGGATGGGCACCGAGAGCGAGGCGGACGCCGGGCGGGCCCTCTACGACGAGGCGTACGGGCAGCTGGTGCAGTTGTTCGGCGGGGACAACCCGCGGGTGGTGCAGGCCCGCCAGAAGGAGCGCGCCAACGCGTACATCGAGCCGGCGCTGCTCTGA
- a CDS encoding HEXXH motif-containing putative peptide modification protein, which yields MLSPTQLAALAGGHGDPATLDVLRGGQLGRRRLLTVAAARAAADQTLARRSLDLLTRAERADPAAVAAVLAHPPVTGWARAALDGNADAGYLAALAAAAATRAGLPFELTVPCPDGTLLLPTIGGTAGLIPGTATVRGTAGTLSIQADVGGDWLPARRITLPATGPELLVDDLDPWRHRYHRPPAARLDDAAAARLDRLTGQAWEWVAHHLPAHVDGLGALLRSLVPLDPPSSGNPVSATSRDALGAIALSVPADPRTLALLLVHELQHTKLGALLDLLPLHAAAGPARYRAPWRLDPRPAGALLQGAYAHLGVAEVWRSRRHESVAAAFEYAYWREQTVRATAQLTGGAELTEAGHAFVAGMAATLRRWRDPADSPVDGRIEAAVEDVADGGAVRWALANLTPDPDEVDRLAGAWRRGRPRPAGGPAATVTAAPARPALATETGPEAAVRRRLLGAPAEPSDPDPSDRAYAAGDPATALAGYRRRLTAEPDDADAWVGLVLAARRTGQPAARALTGRPDLARALCGALPGADPLALATWLSG from the coding sequence GTGCTCTCGCCCACGCAGCTCGCCGCGCTGGCCGGTGGTCACGGCGACCCGGCCACCCTGGACGTGCTGCGCGGCGGGCAACTCGGCCGGCGCCGGCTGCTGACCGTCGCCGCCGCCCGGGCCGCCGCCGACCAGACGCTGGCACGGCGGAGCCTGGACCTGCTCACCCGCGCCGAGCGGGCCGACCCGGCGGCGGTGGCCGCCGTGCTGGCCCACCCGCCGGTCACCGGCTGGGCCCGTGCCGCCCTCGACGGCAACGCCGACGCCGGCTACCTGGCCGCCCTCGCCGCGGCCGCGGCCACCCGAGCCGGGCTGCCGTTCGAGCTGACCGTGCCCTGCCCCGACGGCACGCTGCTGCTGCCCACCATCGGCGGCACGGCCGGGCTCATCCCGGGCACGGCGACCGTCCGGGGCACGGCCGGCACCCTGTCGATCCAGGCGGACGTGGGCGGCGACTGGTTGCCGGCACGGCGGATCACGCTCCCCGCGACGGGGCCGGAGCTGCTGGTCGACGACCTGGACCCGTGGCGGCACCGGTACCACCGGCCGCCGGCGGCCCGACTGGACGACGCGGCGGCGGCCCGACTCGACCGGCTGACCGGCCAGGCGTGGGAGTGGGTGGCCCACCACCTCCCGGCGCACGTCGACGGGTTGGGCGCGCTGCTGCGCTCGCTGGTGCCGCTGGACCCGCCGTCGTCGGGAAACCCGGTCAGCGCCACCAGCCGGGACGCGCTGGGCGCCATCGCGCTCTCCGTGCCGGCCGACCCGCGCACCCTCGCGCTGCTGCTGGTGCACGAGCTCCAGCACACCAAGCTCGGCGCGCTGCTCGACCTGCTGCCCCTGCACGCCGCCGCCGGGCCGGCCCGCTACCGGGCGCCGTGGCGGCTCGACCCGCGACCGGCCGGCGCGTTGCTCCAGGGCGCGTACGCGCACCTGGGTGTCGCCGAGGTGTGGCGCAGCCGGCGGCACGAGAGCGTCGCCGCCGCCTTCGAGTACGCGTACTGGCGGGAGCAGACCGTGCGGGCGACCGCCCAGCTGACCGGCGGCGCCGAGCTGACCGAGGCCGGGCACGCCTTCGTCGCCGGCATGGCCGCCACCCTGCGCCGCTGGCGGGATCCGGCCGACTCCCCCGTCGACGGCCGGATCGAGGCGGCCGTCGAGGACGTGGCCGACGGCGGCGCGGTGCGCTGGGCGCTGGCCAACCTCACGCCGGACCCCGACGAGGTGGACCGGCTGGCCGGGGCCTGGCGTCGGGGCCGGCCCCGACCGGCGGGCGGCCCGGCAGCGACCGTCACCGCAGCCCCGGCCCGCCCGGCGCTGGCCACCGAGACCGGTCCGGAGGCGGCGGTCCGGCGCCGGCTGCTCGGCGCCCCGGCGGAACCGTCCGACCCGGACCCGAGCGACCGGGCGTACGCGGCCGGCGATCCGGCGACCGCGTTGGCCGGATACCGGCGGCGGCTGACCGCCGAACCCGACGACGCGGACGCCTGGGTCGGCCTCGTCCTCGCGGCGCGGCGGACCGGACAGCCCGCCGCCCGGGCGCTCACCGGCCGCCCCGACCTGGCACGTGCCCTCTGCGGGGCGCTGCCCGGCGCCGACCCGCTCGCGCTGGCCACCTGGCTGTCCGGCTAG
- a CDS encoding FxsB family cyclophane-forming radical SAM/SPASM peptide maturase, producing the protein MPADAPPSATRRDPERAADAPPLGGPEPRVRQLVLKLHGRCNLACDHCYVYRHADQGWRERPRLIGPGTVDRVADRLAAHVTRHRTGRVRVVLHGGEPLLAGVPVIDRTVRTLRAAMPTGTTLDFAVQTNGVLLDERFLALFHEHEIDVGVSLDGDRDANDRHRRHPDGRGSHAEVAAALRLLARPEHRARYAGLLCTVDLANDPVRVYDSLLEFTPPRLDLLLPHGNWSQPPPGRRPGGTDTPYGDWLVAVFDRWYRETPRRTGIRLFESLIALVLGGRSGTQALGGGEPDVMTVETDGTIEGTDTLKTTAEASMRTGYDVFRHSLDEALRHPSLAGRPTGPAALAPACRSCPVVSACGGGLYAHRFRAGAGFAHPSVYCPDLYRLIRHVRSVVAADLDAVRHRIAAPDGTRSGGAGPSGAGPSGAGTGGSAAAPAGRAATGRPAVAGMPPVRLPAGR; encoded by the coding sequence ATGCCCGCCGACGCGCCGCCGTCGGCCACCCGGCGCGACCCTGAACGCGCCGCCGACGCGCCGCCGCTCGGCGGGCCCGAGCCCCGCGTACGCCAACTCGTGCTGAAGCTGCACGGCCGCTGCAACCTGGCCTGCGACCACTGTTACGTCTACCGGCACGCCGACCAGGGCTGGCGCGAGCGGCCCCGGCTGATCGGGCCGGGCACGGTGGACCGGGTCGCTGACCGGCTGGCCGCCCACGTCACACGGCACCGCACCGGGCGGGTCCGGGTCGTGCTGCACGGCGGCGAGCCCCTGCTGGCCGGCGTACCGGTGATCGACCGGACGGTGCGGACGCTGCGCGCCGCGATGCCCACCGGCACCACCCTGGACTTCGCGGTGCAGACCAACGGGGTGCTGCTCGACGAGCGGTTCCTCGCGCTGTTCCACGAGCACGAGATCGACGTCGGGGTCAGCCTGGACGGCGACCGGGACGCCAACGACCGGCACCGCCGCCACCCGGACGGCCGGGGCAGCCACGCCGAGGTGGCCGCCGCGCTCCGGTTGCTCGCCCGCCCCGAGCACCGCGCCCGGTACGCCGGCCTGCTCTGCACGGTCGACCTGGCCAACGACCCCGTCCGGGTCTACGACAGCCTGCTGGAGTTCACCCCACCCCGGCTGGACCTGCTGCTGCCCCACGGCAACTGGTCCCAGCCCCCGCCCGGGCGCCGCCCCGGCGGCACCGACACCCCGTACGGGGACTGGCTCGTCGCGGTCTTCGACCGCTGGTACCGGGAGACGCCGCGGCGGACCGGAATCCGACTGTTCGAGTCGCTGATCGCACTGGTGCTCGGCGGGCGCAGCGGCACGCAGGCGCTCGGCGGCGGCGAGCCGGACGTGATGACCGTCGAGACCGACGGCACCATCGAAGGCACCGACACGCTGAAGACCACCGCCGAGGCGTCGATGCGCACCGGATACGACGTCTTCCGGCACTCCCTGGACGAGGCGCTGCGCCACCCGTCCCTCGCGGGCCGACCGACCGGCCCCGCCGCGCTCGCCCCGGCCTGCCGGAGCTGCCCGGTGGTCAGCGCCTGCGGCGGCGGCCTGTACGCGCACCGCTTCCGCGCCGGCGCCGGCTTCGCCCACCCGTCGGTGTACTGCCCGGACCTGTACCGGCTGATCCGGCACGTGCGGTCCGTGGTGGCGGCCGACCTCGACGCGGTCCGCCACCGGATCGCCGCCCCCGACGGCACGCGGTCGGGCGGCGCGGGGCCGAGCGGCGCGGGGCCGAGCGGCGCGGGGACGGGCGGGAGCGCCGCAGCGCCGGCGGGCCGGGCCGCGACCGGCCGCCCGGCGGTGGCCGGCATGCCTCCGGTGCGCCTGCCCGCCGGGCGGTAA
- the fxsA gene encoding FxSxx-COOH cyclophane-containing RiPP peptide has translation MADHDQLSAPVSPGAALVQLGDVPLVELLAGAGDGVLAHVLATLATGDDPGRPGDVSAFESSF, from the coding sequence GTGGCTGACCACGACCAGCTTTCCGCGCCGGTGAGCCCCGGCGCCGCTCTGGTGCAACTCGGCGACGTACCGCTGGTGGAGCTGCTGGCCGGTGCCGGTGACGGCGTGCTCGCCCACGTGCTGGCCACCCTCGCCACCGGCGACGACCCGGGCCGGCCCGGTGACGTGTCGGCCTTCGAGTCGAGCTTCTGA
- a CDS encoding YciI family protein: MAQYLLSIYQPAGEGLPEPEFLDRVMRDLGTIRDELAAAGSWVFGQGLHAPETATVLRPRDGEVLVTDGPFVEGKEYLGGFTIVDVPDLDAALAWGRRYALATTLPIEVRPFQG; the protein is encoded by the coding sequence ATGGCGCAGTACCTGCTCAGCATCTACCAGCCGGCGGGCGAGGGGCTGCCCGAGCCGGAGTTCCTGGACCGGGTGATGCGCGACCTCGGGACGATCCGGGACGAGCTGGCGGCCGCGGGGTCGTGGGTCTTCGGGCAGGGCCTGCACGCGCCGGAGACGGCCACCGTGCTGCGCCCCCGCGACGGCGAGGTGCTGGTCACCGACGGGCCGTTCGTCGAGGGGAAGGAGTACCTCGGCGGGTTCACCATCGTCGACGTGCCGGACCTCGACGCGGCGCTGGCGTGGGGCCGCCGGTACGCGCTGGCCACCACCCTGCCCATCGAGGTGCGCCCGTTCCAGGGCTGA
- a CDS encoding sigma-70 family RNA polymerase sigma factor, with product MGDREPADVATVFRAEYGRAVAVLTRLLGDLDLAEEAVQDAFTVALARWPETGAPPSPAGWIITTARNRAVDRLRREASRAARHAQAALLRAPDTATEEGPVRDDRLRLIFTCCHPALAPAARVALTLRLLGGLSTAEIAHAFLVPEPTMAQRLVRAKAKIRAARIPYRVPRDADLPQRLHGVLAVLYLIFTEGHTASSGGTLVRDDLCAEAIRLARLLVELMPDEPEALGLLALMLLTEARRAARTTAGGDLVPLPAQDRGRWDAVLVAEGQALVRRCLRRDRPGPYQVQAAIAAVHSDAADVADTDWGQILQLYDQLMVLAPGPVVALNRAVALAEVAGPAAALAAVEPLDLAGYHVFHAIRGDLLARLGRAGEAADAYRTAAARTQNAAERAFLSARGDALA from the coding sequence ATGGGCGACCGCGAGCCGGCCGACGTGGCCACGGTGTTCCGCGCGGAGTACGGACGCGCGGTCGCCGTGCTGACCCGCCTCCTCGGCGACCTCGACCTCGCCGAGGAGGCGGTGCAGGACGCGTTCACCGTCGCGCTGGCACGGTGGCCGGAGACCGGGGCGCCGCCCAGTCCGGCCGGCTGGATCATCACCACCGCCCGCAACCGGGCGGTGGACCGGCTGCGCCGCGAGGCGTCCCGGGCCGCCCGCCACGCCCAGGCGGCGCTCCTGCGCGCCCCGGACACGGCCACGGAGGAGGGACCGGTGCGCGACGACCGGCTGCGTCTCATCTTCACCTGTTGCCATCCCGCGCTCGCCCCGGCGGCCCGGGTGGCGCTGACGCTGCGGCTGCTCGGCGGGTTGAGCACCGCCGAGATCGCCCACGCGTTCCTGGTGCCCGAGCCGACCATGGCGCAGCGGTTGGTCCGGGCCAAGGCCAAGATCCGGGCGGCCCGGATCCCGTACCGGGTGCCGCGCGACGCGGACCTGCCGCAGCGGCTGCACGGGGTGCTCGCCGTGCTGTACCTGATCTTCACCGAGGGCCACACCGCCAGTTCGGGCGGGACGCTGGTCCGCGACGACCTCTGCGCGGAGGCGATCCGGCTGGCCCGGCTGCTGGTCGAGCTGATGCCGGACGAGCCGGAGGCGCTCGGGCTGCTCGCCCTGATGCTGCTCACCGAGGCGCGGCGGGCGGCGCGTACGACCGCCGGGGGCGACCTGGTGCCGTTGCCGGCGCAGGACCGCGGCCGCTGGGACGCGGTGCTGGTCGCCGAGGGGCAGGCGCTGGTCCGGCGGTGCCTGCGACGCGACCGGCCCGGCCCGTACCAGGTCCAGGCCGCGATCGCCGCGGTGCACAGCGACGCGGCGGATGTCGCGGACACCGACTGGGGTCAGATCCTCCAGCTGTACGACCAGCTGATGGTGCTCGCCCCCGGCCCGGTCGTGGCGCTGAACCGGGCGGTCGCGCTCGCCGAGGTCGCCGGCCCGGCGGCCGCGCTGGCCGCCGTGGAGCCCCTCGACCTGGCCGGCTATCACGTCTTCCATGCGATACGGGGTGACCTGCTGGCCCGGCTCGGGCGGGCGGGTGAGGCCGCCGACGCGTACCGGACGGCCGCCGCCCGGACGCAGAACGCGGCCGAGCGGGCCTTCCTGAGCGCCCGGGGCGACGCGCTGGCGTAG
- a CDS encoding glutamate--cysteine ligase has translation MTYRPTVATAVPDLTMLTLGVEEEYLLLDPDTGENLPVADQVLTALRGSARDQSRQEFRHSMVEMVTPVTADLAELRAQLVTLRRSAADAAEAAGARLVAVGATPLHEPHRTVPDKPRYHAMSRRYGPVAHDPAVCGCHVHVGVPDRELAVQVCNHLRPWLPVVQAITTNSPLHDGVDTGHASWRGMQLERWPSIGPTPYFGSAAEYDRTVDELIAAGVMLDAAMVYWYARPSASYPTVEIRVGDVCPTVDDAVLVAALARALVATVLDDARAGVPAAPVRDCLVSAAHWRAAHDGLDGELIDLRAGGARPAWALVDELFAMVTPALDRHGDLAYAIGQLSRLRREGTGATRQRRVLDRTDDLRAVVDHLAAATVAT, from the coding sequence ATGACGTACCGGCCGACTGTCGCCACCGCGGTGCCCGACCTGACCATGCTGACGCTGGGCGTGGAGGAGGAGTACCTGCTGCTCGACCCGGACACGGGCGAGAACCTGCCGGTCGCCGACCAGGTGTTGACCGCGCTGCGCGGGTCGGCCCGCGACCAGAGCCGGCAGGAGTTCCGGCACAGCATGGTCGAGATGGTCACCCCGGTCACCGCCGACCTGGCCGAGCTGCGCGCGCAGTTGGTCACCCTGCGCCGCTCCGCGGCGGACGCGGCCGAGGCCGCCGGGGCCCGGCTGGTGGCGGTGGGGGCGACGCCGCTGCACGAGCCGCACCGGACGGTGCCGGACAAGCCGCGATATCACGCCATGTCCCGGCGGTACGGGCCGGTCGCGCACGATCCGGCCGTCTGCGGCTGTCACGTGCACGTCGGGGTGCCCGACCGCGAACTGGCCGTGCAGGTCTGCAACCACCTGCGGCCGTGGCTGCCGGTGGTGCAGGCGATCACCACCAACTCGCCGCTGCACGACGGCGTGGACACCGGGCACGCCAGCTGGCGGGGGATGCAGCTGGAACGCTGGCCGAGCATCGGCCCGACGCCGTACTTCGGGTCGGCGGCGGAGTACGACCGGACGGTCGACGAGCTGATCGCCGCCGGCGTCATGCTCGACGCCGCGATGGTCTACTGGTACGCCCGGCCGTCCGCGTCGTACCCGACGGTGGAGATCCGGGTCGGCGACGTCTGCCCGACCGTGGACGACGCGGTGCTGGTCGCCGCCCTGGCGCGGGCCCTGGTGGCCACGGTGCTCGACGACGCACGGGCCGGTGTGCCCGCCGCACCCGTGCGGGACTGCCTCGTCTCGGCCGCGCACTGGCGGGCCGCCCACGACGGCCTGGACGGTGAGCTGATCGACCTGCGGGCCGGCGGCGCCCGGCCGGCCTGGGCGCTGGTCGACGAGCTGTTCGCCATGGTCACGCCGGCGCTGGACCGGCACGGCGACCTGGCGTACGCGATCGGGCAGCTGTCCCGGCTGCGCCGGGAGGGCACCGGCGCAACCCGGCAACGCCGCGTCCTCGACCGCACCGATGACCTGCGCGCCGTCGTCGACCACCTCGCCGCCGCGACCGTCGCCACCTGA